Proteins from a genomic interval of Trifolium pratense cultivar HEN17-A07 linkage group LG6, ARS_RC_1.1, whole genome shotgun sequence:
- the LOC123888372 gene encoding uncharacterized protein LOC123888372 yields MRKIFKAKSSGIKLEVTWNNRGQSIGRNSRYLSSYIGLTARRIVPIYFDRWNAKDETVRPAYDAYKKDIWDEIRSAFEIGDEHYDYVMTVAGTCLRAFRTKLTTEYLRDGDGNVIRQRPSKYSHVIEQEHWDIFVAKRETEEFQKISKENRERALNPQHPYKKGRLGYARLEDDMIKETGEQIIPRVNVWVSARVGKDGEIDENVQSVKDKCDELTQSLTEEEEQDLAPTDTLFKALDLPEYSGRVRSYGKGVTTN; encoded by the exons ATGCGAAAAATTTTCAAAGCTAAAAGTAGTGGAATTAAGCTGGAA GTTACATGGAATAATAGAGGGCAGTCAATTGGACGTAACAGCAGATACTTAAGTAGTTACATTGGTCTCACCGCTCGTCGGATAGTTCCAATTTATTTTGACCGTTGGAACGCGAAAGATGAAACCGTAAGACCTGCCTATgatgcttataaaaaagatatttGGGACGAAATTAGA TCAGCTTTTGAAATTGGCGATGAACATTACGATTATGTAATGACAGTAGCTGGAACTTGTCTTAGAGCATTTAGAACCAAGTTGACAACAGAGTATCTAAGAGATGGTGATGGTAATGTTATTAGACAACGGCCGAGTAAATATTCTCATGTAATTGAGCAAGAGCATTGGGATATTTTTGTTGCTAAGCGTGAGACTGAAGAATTTCAG AAAATTAGTAAAGAAAACCGAGAAAGGGCATTAAATCCTCAACATCCATATAAAAAAGGACGTCTAGGATATGCTCGTCTTGAAGATGACATG ATAAAAGAAACGGGAGAACAGATTATACCCCGTGTTAATGTTTGGGTGTCTGCTCGTGTGGGTAAGGATGGAGAGATTGATGAAAATGTTCAGAGTGTGAAGGATAAATGT GATGAGTTAACACAATCTTTAACGGAAGAAGAGGAACAAGACCTTGCTCCTACTGATACGCTATTTAAGGCTCTAGATCTCCCAGAGTACTCTGGTCGTGTTAGGAGCTATGGTAAAGGGGTAACTACTAACTAG
- the LOC123888373 gene encoding uncharacterized protein LOC123888373, producing MEPENIDWDNIDSTFIVDDTYENFDAPKWFDFSASSNELLVNEDDDEIWFCTHDCNHPKIAQDFLKPTTINTTNSKAKLLRFGSFSEILPFRERKQRENSSVVKHCEKSARPNCLRNMDEDIENKNPNFVAKNFNVGTNKLKKPLLRQYIKRDNLNEMNGSKECHVRSNGKSRLKSTFSAQNLLGGREILSQITGFCSELKRLATWKGSTKKGGGNNEKGANSNGVLEELKEKTKGSKERMPLLVVKEGTLP from the exons ATGGAACCGGAAAACATTGATTGGGACAACATCGATTCCACCTTCATTGTAGACGACACTTATGAAAACTTCGACGCGCCTAAATGGTTTGATTTCTCTGCTTCTTCCAATGAGCTTCTTGttaatgaagatgatgatgaaatcTGGTTTTGCACTCATG ATTGCAATCATCCCAAAATTGCTCAAGATTTTCTCAAACCCACAACCATAAACACAACCAACTCCAAG GCAAAGCTATTAAGATTTGGAAGCTTTTCTGAAATTCTTCCATTTAGGGAGAGAAAACAAAG GGAAAATTCTTCAGTTGTTAAGCACTGTGAGAAATCTGCAAGACCCAATTGTTTAAGGAACATGGATGAAGACATTGAGAATAAAAATCCAAACTTTGTTGCTAAAAATTTCAATGTTGGAACCAACAAGTTGAAGAAGCCTTTGTTGAGACAATACATTAAAAGGGACAATTTGAATGAGATGAATGGTTCAAAAGAGTGTCATGTAAGAAGTAATGGAAAATCAAGATTAAAGAGTACATTTTCAGCTCAAAATTTGTTGGGTGGCAGGGAAATTCTGAGTCAAATAACTGGGTTCTGCTCTGAATTGAAGAGGTTAGCAACATGGAAGGGTTCTACTAAGAAAGGAGGGGGTAATAATGAGAAGGGTGCAAATTCAAATGGGGTGTTAGAAGAATTGAAGGAAAAAACTAAGGGAAGCAAGGAGAGGATGCCTTTGCTTGTAGTCAAGGAAGGGACACTACCTTGA
- the LOC123888375 gene encoding 1-acyl-sn-glycerol-3-phosphate acyltransferase 2-like: MAIAAAAVVVPVGLLFFASGLIVNLIQAICYVLIRPLSKNLYRRINRVVAELLWLELVWLIDWWAGVKVQIFTDRETFNLMGKEHALVICNHRSDIDWLVGWVLAQRSGCLGSTLAVMKKSSKFLPVIGWSMWFSEYLFLERSWAKDENTLKSGIKRLSDFPLPFWLALFVEGTRFTQVKLSAAQEYATSTGLPVPRNVLIPRTKGFVSAVSHMRSFVPAIYDVTVAIPKSSPAPTMLRLLQGKPSVVQVHIKRHLMNELPEKDEAVAQWCRDIFVAKDALLDKHVAEDTFSDQELQDARRPIKSLVVALSWGFVVVAGTLKFLQWSSLLSSWKGVAFSTFGLAVVTGLMHILILFSQAERSNPSKVASAKRKNEEEQPLTTNGKQQ, encoded by the exons ATGGCTATTGCAGCGGCTGCTGTTGTGGTTCCAGTTGGCCTGCTCTTCTTCGCTTCCGGCCTCATCGTTAATCTCATCCAG GCAATATGCTATGTCCTTATAAGACCGTTGTCAAAGAATTTGTACAGAAGGATCAATCGGGTGGTGGCAGAATTATTGTGGCTTGAACTTGTTTGGCTTATTGATTGGTGGGCTGGAGTTAAG GTCCAAATATTTACGGATCGCGAAACTTTTAATTTGATGG GTAAAGAACACGCACTTGTCATATGTAATCACAGAAGTGATATTGATTGGCTTGTTGGATGGGTTTTAGCTCAG CGTTCAGGTTGCCTTGGCAGTACTCTAGCAGTGATGAAGAAATCATCAAAGTTTCTACCG GTAATTGGCTGGTCGATGTGGTTTTCTGAGTATCTTTTCCTGGAGAGAAGTTGGGCCAAGGATGAAAACACCTTGAAA TCAGGTATAAAGCGGTTGAGCGATTTCCCTCTTCCGTTTTGGTTGGCTCTCTTTGTTGAAGGAACACGTTTTACACAGGTCAAACTATCGGCTGCTCAGGAATATGCAACCTCCACTGGATTGCCTGTTCCTAGAAACGTTTTGATTCCTAGAACTAAG gGGTTTGTTTCGGCTGTAAGTCATATGCGCTCATTTGTTCCTGCCATTTATGATGTAACAGTGGCAATCCCCAAGAGTTCACCTGCTCCTACGATGCTAAGACTCTTACAGGGGAAACCTTCTGTG GTGCAAGTTCATATCAAGCGACATTTGATGAATGAATTACCAGAAAAAGATGAAGCTGTTGCTCAGTGGTGTAGAGATATATTTGTGGCCAAG GATgcattgttagacaaacacgtaGCTGAGGATACTTTTAGTGATCAAGAGCTGCAGGACGCTCGTCGACCAATAAAGTCTCTTGTG GTAGCTCTATCTTGGGGTTTTGTGGTTGTTGCTGGCACTTTGAAGTTCCTACAATGGTCTTCGTTGCTATCATCATGGAAGGGTGTTGCATTTTCGACTTTTGGTTTGGCAGTTGTTACTGGCCTCATGCACATCTTGATTTTATTCTCACAGGCAGAGCGTTCAAACCCATCCAAGGTAGCCTCTGCAAAACGGAAGAACGAGGAGGAACAACCTTTGACTACAAACGGCAAACAACAATAG